ggtctccatgcaggcatccagcaaatctgcttcacattgcccatggccatttccaaaacacaagactgcactgcaaactcaatgaccctctctttcctgaatttcccatactccacaataccacgtagagtgccaacttgttaatctggggggcggggggaataaaacagacattgaagaacagggcactccttcaacattcagtccccttcaaaagacttcAGTCTTTCTGTTTTTGCAATGCAGATCAGATGGTCCAAATCTCAATGGTTGAAATTGCTTATAAAATTACAGCTGAACAAACAAAAGTTTTGGCataatatttctttctgttccatatccctctgtaTATACCAGTCCATTTCAATGCAAAGCAACCCTTCACAAGTTCCCAGGACATGGGTAcatcagcaagcctctcacacaaactgcttctagtccagtccaggtgaagctctttctcatctttaTAAGCCAACcctcatagttcatagttcttactgtattcaagtattttaactctgaccagaatagtccatcaagctgtacttacagcatagTAAGGTATTTCTTAGGCCTAGGTTTCAaatgcttccacattcctcttaaaaatcagctccaaaaggcaaaagccatacagtcaggttatatagcagcaaccccacttctggtaccaactaatattgttgcactcaggttcacattgctggcagaaaccacctgaccaagagcagcttgtttggGACAAAGGGAGttattctggcttatagactgtaggggaagctccatcatagcagggaaaatgatggaatgagcagagggtggacatcacctcctggccaacatcagatagataatagcaacagaagagtgtgccaaacactggaatgggaaaactggctatgccACCCAAAAGtctgcctccaacaatatactgcctctaggatgcattaatttccaaatctctatcagctgaggatctagcattcagaatgcttaagtttatgggggatacctgattcAAACCATGACAGTTGCTTACCAGGTAAAATTGGATCTGCTACATTAATATCTATAAATGTCCTTTTTacgatttgttaaataaaattaataataaaaatttattttgtaggaTTATGGTAAGAATTTTCTGGCATGACTGAATTTGAAGAGTGTTTCAATAACAATTGCTACCTTACAAAGGTTTTAGCATTACTACCATGAGTTTATACTTTATTGGTATAACTCTTCTCCCAAAGCTAAGAATGAGGGATCAGTattcattttctacatttttgCTCTAATTTTAGATTTCAGAGTTTCTGCAGGCTCCACTGTCCCTAGATTACAACAGACATTTTCATAAGTGATTTCATAATTCTGTTCTACACTTTCTCTGCTGTGATTTCCACCTCCTCATTTCTTCACCCACCTGCCAAATGCTAGCTGATCCTGTAATATCTCCTCCTCTTTGTCACCTTTTCAGTAATCTACAAATAGGGACTGTTCCATTCTTTGCACTCCCACAACACCTTTTCTAAACTCCTCTCCCTAATATAGCACTTACAAGCATCTATCTGTGTAACTATTTACATGGATGATTCTTCCTCTGGGTCATATGCTTCTGGGGATCATTGTCAAAGAGCAAACAAATGCTCAGTGTATTATAGTTAGCCAAAGAAACACTAAATTGTGTGTTTTCCTCCGGGAATAAAATATGTGAGTTTTCAGAAGTCCAAAGGGCAGATCTGCCCTGTGCTTTGTTGTCTATGTGGCAAAAAGTAGACAAAGCCCCCTGATAGATTTAGAAGGAAAGATTGCATCTGCACACACTTAATTACAGTCTGCACTTGATTCTCCCTTACAAATGACAACCATCAGATGCCAAGTTGTGGCAGAGTGACATCTGGCTCTTTGGCAGACACCTCCGGCAACAGCGTTAATGACTTCTGAGATGGCTCTTGATGTGTAATGCAGTTAAGTTTGTTGTCTCAATTATGTTATCCTCTTCAACATCTTTTTACATTGTCCTCTAACTCACTTCTGATTCTGAATCTGTGAAACCTGAGCACATTTATCCAAATTTGTCCAGTGCTTCTCATGACCTTGATGCAACAGtcctttaatatattttcatcagCTTCTGTGTATTTTTGACAGCTGTGAGGGGACTTCACAGCCAATTTTATATTCTTACAGGCAACTCAGAAGGGGAATAATTTTTGTCATCTGGGATAATGTTCtttagaaaatttagaaaactACATTTTATAAGCTGACCACATTTgagtgtcatatatatatatatatattctaaatttTCTAAGTTActgtatatacttttaaaaaccaaTAATCAACACATCATTAGCTCCCAGAATGAACTATATAAAGGCAGAGGTTGCAACCATAATAGTCTTGTCTCTGACTGAGAAAAAcatataccttttatttttttccctaagcATTAAAAACAAAGCCTTTATGTGAAATTTCATCCCTTTTCAAAACTGATGCATTTAATTTCAAAcctaacttctttttctttttattttcccattGTATCGTGAAGAAACAGGAAGCCAAGTAGGAAAAAGAGGGCAGTGTGAGAAATAAACTAAATGTCCAGTGCTTTCTCTATAGTACTGTTAGTTACTGTGGTTTTGTGAGAGctcaaaattaatgaaataaaatgaacatacatattcatattcatatatacaaatatatattcacacacacatatatatttttcatatatacatatataaatatatatatacatatgaaaatgcataaaacatgaaaagaatTTTTAGACAACAATGGAAAATCATTACAGtaagaaataaacacacacacacacacacacacacacaacttcttACAATGCAAAAATTCCCCAGGAGTTTACAAgttaaaatgcaaacttaatttttGTGGAATTATGACAGGTTGCTTAAAAAATAATTGCAATAGTCATAATTGAAAAAAGTCACAGTATCTAGTGTTTATACTTATCGGGGGGATATTTATGTGTAGGGACAatacatttatcatttttaattggaaattaatgaaacaatatTTATAATGCatgcatttttacttttttgttaggCATGCTATCTTAAGAAATATTACACCTATATAAAATGCTGATGGAAATCATAGATATAGGTTTATGAATGAAACAATATTTATAATGCatgcatttttacttttttgttaggCATGCTATCTTAAGAAATATTACACCTATATAAAATGCTGATGGAAATCATAGATATAGGTTTATGAAATGtcaaatgcaaaattaaaatgcgaagagtaatttttaaatgcatatacAGCAGTTTTCAAAGACACCCTGACACATTGAAATTCTTCAAAGTTTGGAAGAAATTTATAAGAAATGAGAATGGCCATATTCAAATACATCAATTTCAAgcattatgtttattttctttcacagGTGAGATAAAATAAGAGATATTAAAACATAATTGTTTGGGAAatggcaaaatattttttaattcattaactaCTTTCATGAGTTAAAAAGAGATCTTTCCAAAAATTATCAAGTCTTTGGCCAAAGCCCCCTGTGCCTCAGTTACCAATAGTTCAGTCCCCATAAATATGTGGATGCATCACAAAAAGGTCTGAACAGATGCTTTATCTACACATTGTGTGCTTAAATATAAATTGTTAGATGTGAGGTGATCAAGCTGCAGAAACAAATCATTTAAGATTTGTGCTGTGATTAATAACAGAAGCCAGTAATCAAATCTCCCTGCCACCAGCACATCTGTTATAGAAATTTTCTACTTTGTCCTTTTATGCAAATGTGcaataaaacaaatacattaCTTAATTTAGCAGCTGgttcaaaaacattattttaggtGATTTCTTTATGTTTGTGTACTCTTGCCATAGACAGTGGTGAATGTGAACTAATTCAGTTCTTTATGAGATGagttttcatattaaaaaatagCCTTGAGGGAAGCCAGCCTGTAGGAATTCATTGTGGCTGTGATGTCAGAGAACCAGACACTGTTAGTAAGCACAAGCTAAACCAACATCACATGGCTCCATTCAAATAGCAGCCTTAAAGAGTTTAAATTGTCACTCCCTTGATTTCCATGTACTTGACAATAGATGGAAATTCTATAATTACTGTTGAAAATGGTTGAATTTGTGcgtttgtatttgttttaaatgtaatctctctcttttttttttaacaaaaaaagcaACATTTATTTCTGTAAACTGAGTGCCAGAGATGGCGTTCAGAATCCCAGTACAAGCAGCCTTCTTCCCAACATGAAGGAGCGAGGAGGGATGGAGCAAGAACGCTACCACGCATGTGTGCTCACAAGGAACCAAGCCAATCTCATCTTTCGTTAAAAGCCAAACAAAGCGATCCTTTTGAATTGGTGGAGCTGACCTACGACTCCGGCCTCACACTTTCTGGGTGCTGTGAGGCGCACCATGCCAGCCTCGCTGTTTGCAGGGAACTCTGTAGAAATGTACATTCTACCCAGCATCCCTGTACCGGGGAGCCCTTGAGTTTGACCCTGAACTTCTCCTCCTGCCACACCTTGATTCAGATCTTCCttgtacttcaaaaaaaaaaaaaaaaaaggtagtttcAGACCACAAGGCAGAGCCACTGCCAGGCAGGTTTTAAGGCAAATTTTGTCACTTCTAACTCGGTCCACATCAAACCTACTTTTCACCACCGAGCGATACTGTCTCTGCTGGGAGTGCAGCTTAGGTGGCTCTGAATAGGGTGGGGTGCAGGGTCTGGAGCCAAGTCTCAGAGGTGTGGGGGGCAGGTGTGAGCTCAGGAAGGCTGCAGGTGGCTCCTGGCACAACAGCCAGCTTAGCAGTAAGTAGGAGGCCATGGAAAATGGGGATGGCACCAGGGCCACTTCCCAGCAGCCACGGAGGCCAGGATGGTTCACAGTAGACAGGCCACAGTGAGCATAAGACAAATGCCAGACCAGGACCCACCAACGCAGGCACCTGGAATGTGATGGCACACATGACCTTAGcaccaaaattatttttctttacaatgaAAGGAGGGGGGCGCTAgatcaaagaaaaatgtttcatgaGCTCTGTGAAACAGGCCAGGGCAGGggcatgagggaggcagagaggggggctAGGGCCACAGGCACAGGTGGCGGCCAGTACCGCTCAGCACTTCTCCCTTCCCTGGAGGGCTGGTGTCGTGGCCCCTTCCGCGAGGAGCAGGCTGATGGCTTGGCAGGGGCACAGGGCTGGGGCTACTAAATCTGGGCATCGTAATTGGCTCCTCCAGCCTTCTTCAGCTCACTTTTGATAAAATCTTCCTCCAGCTCCTTTCGATCGCTGATCACAAACTCCTTTGTGGAATTCTGGACCACCTCCTTCACCAGGGTCTTGTCCGTGCCAGTCTTGGCGCGCTGCAGCCCTCTGACGTTCTCACCGATCCACGTGATGAGGGCGAACTTGGAGCTCTTGCTCATGGCGTCACCGGTGGTAAAGCGCACAAAGGCAAACAACCGGACATCATCTGTGCACTGTTGGATGAACTGCTGGTGCTCCGCTCCCTGGTCGCCTGGGACGATGGTGGGGCCGTCATATTTAAAAGTCACCCAGATGACGGCCGAGCCGTGGTCGCGCACCAGGCTGTATGCCGCCCTGCAAGCTTCTTTGTCGATCTCGGTGGCCATGACCGCTGTGCTGCTGTGGGGACACTGCCCAGAGCCACCGAGTGCACCCCAGGCGGGCTGCGGGGATCGGAGCGCTACGGGCACGCGCCAGAAAATATGGCCATTGAAAGCAATTCTATCAGTGAATCAGACtacatgttctattttttttttttttctgggtaaagAAAAGATCTCATGGAATTCAAAACCAGATGAATATCTGGAAAACAGAAAATGAGCAGTTTGTTCATCTCTTATGAGCTTAAAGATTATATGAAAATCCATGGGCAGATGGCCTGGTCACTTACTATGTCTGCACAGAGGTGTCTTCTGAGTATAGcaggcatatatacatacatacatacatacatacacacacacacacacacacacacacacacacatatatatatataattaaatttatatatatataatttatatatataatatatatatatatatgtgtgtgtgtgtgtgtgtgtgtgtgtgtgtgtgtgtatacaaaatCAGTCAGTGATGAAAGAAGAAAGTGGACCATACCTGCAGACTGCAGCAGCTCAGCCACAGATAGCAGAAGAGTACTCCTGATTTTCtacaaggaagaaaggaagagataggGAATAAAAAGTAATATGTGCTTATAGAGTTTGAAACTGGTTTATGCTTGCCATCACACAGAAACCTAAAAGCAGTATAAATACCCAACGTTCCATTATGAGTTATTAGCAAAATTCATAAAGGGACTTTTAGTTAGTAATTTATAAATCCACATCTCATGGGGACAGGCTGTAGCTTAAAGTTTATatccacatatacatgtataataaTAAGATGCCTATTATAATAAGATTATTAACATGTATTGAATGCATGTGTTTTCACGGCTCTTACAGCATCCTTGCAGGAGATGTACCTCTACAGCTTTATAATTTTCCAGTACATCTGGAGAGCAGATCCAAAGAGACATGTCTGAGGTCATAAAGCTTGAAGACTAGTATGAAAgtctgatttcaaaattcattctTCCATGTACAGTATCTTGTTTCTTATACCAAAGTTAAATCTCAATAGGAGATAAGGAGAAAGGGCTATTACTCAATGTGATTCTAGTACCATGATAAAGGAAGAAACCCCAGGCTTATAGATCTAGTTAACAACTGCATAGTAATGATTGTGTTAATAGCATATTGCATTTTTGTGTCAATAGCATATTGCATATAAGAAAGTGATCCTATATGATTATGTTATCTAATGATATTTTAGCCCTCTTAATTTGTGTAATTCTAATCTGTGATGTTCACACAGTGATAAAATTACTCAATAGAACATGactgtaaatatttacttatgtctTCTGCAAAGGAAAGACAATAGTTAGCTGAGATTCCAAGCATTAGTATTCAGAAATAAAAGGCACAAATATGGTACATTTGAATGAAGGCAGGTGTTTTTTACATGTAGGTCAGTCACCAGAGATATTGCTTTAGTTAGGATTcttcagagaaacagaatgggcatattTATAGAAAGTCATTTGTTACAGTGGGTTGGCTTACATGACTATCAAAGTTTCAAAGTCCAGAATATATAGTGTGGGAAGCAGGATAGAGACTCAGGAAAGCCCATGAAACAGGTGAAGTCTGAACGTGGTCTTCCAGGTAATCTTAACTTTTGTTCTATTGAGGCCTGTAACTGCATAAAGGCCTACTCATAGCATGAAAAGCACTTTTACTCTGATTCCAGTGATTTAAATGTTAATCTCACCCAGGTTGGCATATAAAATTAACCATTATACAAACCAAATCTACAGGATaccaaaaattaaattcaaaaaagaataatttttgaaATGACTTAATATATAACATTCCTAAAAAGGAATCATTGCTAAAATTAGGACACTGGACCTCTGATTCTTATTTTACAGTATAGACTTACTTATATTGTGAGAAAGCATTCTCCATAATGACTCTAGTGTTTCATTGACTTGGGACCTTCAGAGACATGGTCTTCTGGGCACCACTGGAAATCTCAAATAATCATACATGCTTTGCTCTTGTTCAGACCTAGAGCAATTATAATAGAAGCAGATTGAATTATTTCAGGAATTGTTTTTTAGACTTAACAACAATGGTCTTACCTGCTTCACAAGCTATGAAGGAAGCTTCATATAATGCAAGAACAAGGCATTGAAGTAATAGGACTCATTCTTTACCCTGTTCAATGCTTTCTGTCAGTGATTTCTTGGCAAGCTACATAACTCTCTAAGCCACAATTTCCATATCTATAAACTAAAGATAATTGAGCCTATTTTTCTAGGGATATCATGAGGATTGTTAAAACATTTGAAACTCTGTGCACAGAGTTTGACATGTGATAACTCAATAAACATTGTATTTGTAATAtccatataagaaaaaaaatagaggcaaTAGAGGCTGGGAACAGGGGACCCCCACTTGCCATTTTGAGTTGAGGTTGAGCTGAGTACTATGCCCCAAGGTAGAGCTATCTCTGAGTACCTGCCTGGGAGGGCAAAGTCAATGCAAGAAAGGCTGGGAACAGGGCCCAGCCACATGCCATTGTGATAAGGGGCTCAACTTGATGTGTCTAGCTCAGGCACTAAGAAATCCAGGTCTTCCAACGTACTCAGATTTGCCCAGAGGAGGCACAACTCAAAATAGATTCTGTTCAGGCTCAAGTGCACCCACACCAATCCAGTGGATAATTTTCAATCCTACACCCACCTTAATCAATTTAAACCAGGCTACCCCAAACAGGCTATACAAGAGCTGCTATTTCTGCATTTTTAGTGAGACAACTGAACTCAAAATGGGCCAACTCCAATGCAAAGCAAGCAACAAATAACCCACAACAAATAGCCCTTCACCAAGATTACTTACTCCCAGAATGGTAGCCTCAAATATAGAAAccaagaatgaaatttcaaaggaacTTAATGAAACCATGAATAAATGGCTTATTGAataggaagaaacaggaaaaagagtAATTAAACAGGAACTTCAAGAATGGCTGAGGAAACATAAGAAAATTAGCATAAAGAATTCAAAATACCAATCAAAGTTTTACTCACTGAATTGGAAGAAGGACAACAAAATAACTCAAAGGATGGATAAAGAAAttagaacatattcaacaaaaacaTCTCAATAAATGGCTgaaggaaaccaaagaaaatcaggaaataGTACTCCATAGATAGCTTAATGAAATCAAAGATAATCAAAAAGAGATCACCAGGCTAAAGAAATTTGAGAAGaaccaacaaataaacaagcttaTGGGCTTATGGAACAAGCTCACCAAGAACATgtccaaatgcaggaatgaactctAAGAGACAATAGAAaggtcaaatcaagaaatgaaaactggggctagagagatggcttagtggctaaggtacctgcctgtgaagcctaaggaatcatgtttgactctccagatcccatgtaagctagacgcacaaagtgatacaagtgcacaaggttgcacatgtggaGAAAACggtgcatatatctagagttttattgcagtggctgttCCCTGGTGtgccaaaaaaaatcaaaaaatttagaaaagtgaaaatggaactcaagcaagagatggaaatgctgaagaaaaacataacagaaaacagaaatgcaatAACCTCTTAAAAATCACCCAAGAAACCTTAACCAACAACAGAATAAAGACCATGGAGGACAGAATTTTAGAACTTGAGAACAATACAAAATAATTAGACAGGGACTTCAAAAACATTgccaactttgaaaaaaaagtgtgtgaaAATAACATAACATTGGGACATCTAAAAAAAATATCCTGATCACAGACCtatagaaagggaaagaaataaagaccaataaaattactgaagaaaatattCCCAATCTTACAAAAGAGAGTCCAATCCATATACAAGAAGTGTACAGGACACCAAGTAGATAAGGCCAGAGAAGAGATACCTCATGGCACATAATAATCAAAATCCTTAATACTGAAAATAAGGAGAGGGTACTAAAAGCTGTTAGAAAAGCAGATCATAACATACCGAGGTAAACTCAGCAGAATTACCTCAGCTTTTTTCAATGGAAATGTTTAAAGGCAGAAGAACTTGAAATGGAGTATTTCAAGAATTAAACGACCAtgactgccaacccaaactacattACCCGCAAAAACTATCCTGTAAAATAGAAGGCAAAAGAGAAATCTTTCATAATACAAACAAATGGTATGATTACATGAGCACCAAACCATCCCTGCAGAGAATACTGCATGGAATACTCCACAGTCAGTAGATGAACCATCAGAGAAGAAGAAACAATCAGAATGGATTGGTCATAAAACCATACAAAGACCAACAAAACACCAAAATCCACAAAACCATCAACATGAAAAGGATTAACTCAGACCTCAGAATTGTAATTTAGCATGaatggcctcaattccccaatcaaaagacacaggctaacaggctGGATCAGGTAGCTTGAAAGCTTgatccatccatttgctgtctACAAGAAGCCCATCTTACAATTACAGATAAACAGCTCCTTATGGTGAAAGGATGGCAAAGGATTTTCCAAGCAAATTGAATCACCAAACAAGGAGTAGCTATACTTATTTTGGATGAAATTGACATTGAtccaaaactaatcaaaagaaataaagaaagcccCTTCATATTCatcaaaggaacaattcaacaagaagatattacaatcataaacttatatgcacAAAACTCAGGagcatataattttataaaacaaaatttactacACAGGTATAAATCTCAAAACAATAATTGTGGAAGACTTTAGCACCCCACTATCAATAGACGGATCCTCtaggcagaaaataaacagagaaacaatggagGTAAACAACAACATAGATCAAATGGACGTAACAGTCATGTATAGTGCTTTTCACTCTAATTCTACTGAATAAATCTTTCTCTCAGCAACTCATATAACCTTCTCCAAACCAGACTATATACGAGGGCATAAAGCCtgtctccacaaattcagaaaaactgaCATAATTCCTGCGTTATATTTGACCATAATGCACTGAAACTAGAAATCAGCAACAGAAAACACACCAAATCCTTGAGACTGAAAAACTgattattaaacaatgaatgggttattAAAGATATCAGAGCTGAGGAATCAACATCCTTAAGTAGTGCAGTTATCTGCATgggcatacaaaaaaaaaagagatatcagAAAGAAATCCATAAATTTATCAACCTAAATGACAATGAAAGCACAatataacaaaacttatgggacacaataaagtcagttctaagaggaaagttcatagcactaaatgcatacattacaaaaacagatttcaagtaaacaacttaCATATACAATTGAAGGAGATGGAAAGGAAAACATCAGTTGAAGCCCAGAagtaaaagatggaaagaaataaaaatcaaagaattgaaattgaagaaaacaattaaaaagattgatggaacaaagagctggttcttcaaaaaaaatcagattgataaatcactggccaatttgataaaagAG
The nucleotide sequence above comes from Jaculus jaculus isolate mJacJac1 chromosome 7, mJacJac1.mat.Y.cur, whole genome shotgun sequence. Encoded proteins:
- the LOC101611782 gene encoding coactosin-like protein, with the protein product MATEIDKEACRAAYSLVRDHGSAVIWVTFKYDGPTIVPGDQGAEHQQFIQQCTDDVRLFAFVRFTTGDAMSKSSKFALITWIGENVRGLQRAKTGTDKTLVKEVVQNSTKEFVISDRKELEEDFIKSELKKAGGANYDAQI